A genome region from Nycticebus coucang isolate mNycCou1 chromosome 4, mNycCou1.pri, whole genome shotgun sequence includes the following:
- the LOC128583501 gene encoding LHFPL tetraspan subfamily member 7 protein-like, translated as MKHERCLVGPVMMIYHAEGGDLFKGQQYSLMVSSVWAALGLSLTCISALSLISPAWFQTHTFSFGVLTYCSSPQGDSWNQSCVTFRSLKDIPDFAWKVSAVMLLGGWLLLVFNAILLLSWALAPKGLCPSRVSGPMPGVQAVAGKYTGTYLSAVDIWNE; from the exons atgaaacatgaGAGGTGCCTTGTTGGACCAGTGATGATGATTTACCATGCAGAAGGTGGAGATCTGTTCAAAG GTCAACAATACTCCCTAATGGTGAGCAGCGTGTGGGCAGCTCTGGGGCTGTCCCTTACCTGCATCTCAGCCCTCAGCCTCATCTCCCCTGCGTGGTTCCAGACACACACCTTCTCCTTTGGTGTCCTCACCTACTGCTCTTCGCCTCAAGGTGACAGCTGGAACcagagctgtgtgaccttcaggTCCCTCAAGGATATTCCTGACTTTGCTTGGAAG GTCTCAGCCGTGATGCTTCTCGGAGGCTGGCTGCTATTGGTCTTCAATGCAATTCTCCTCCTGTCCTGGGCCCTGGCCCCCAAAGGGCTGTGCCCAAGCAGGGTCAGTGGCCCAATGCCAGGGGTGCAGGCAGTGGCAGGTAAATACACTGGCACATATTTAAGTGCTGTAGACATatggaatgaatga